The Bacillus sp. Y1 genome has a window encoding:
- a CDS encoding DUF350 domain-containing protein, protein MNLYLNFASYLGVAVLLMVAGIILFMFSTPKLREFKLIAEKNVSAALLLGGKVIGLAIVLGAAAEYSISLVDMVIWGAIGIIAQIVVFILAEVITIRFSISKAIEEDNRAVGVMLLSLSLAIGIIVAKCLSY, encoded by the coding sequence TGAATTTTGCCTCTTACTTAGGAGTGGCAGTCCTTCTGATGGTCGCAGGGATCATTTTATTTATGTTTAGTACACCAAAGCTTAGGGAGTTCAAGCTAATCGCTGAAAAGAACGTATCAGCTGCCCTTTTGCTTGGAGGAAAAGTGATCGGTTTAGCGATTGTCCTTGGTGCGGCCGCTGAATATTCGATTTCTTTAGTGGATATGGTGATTTGGGGTGCTATCGGAATCATCGCTCAAATTGTGGTGTTTATTTTAGCCGAGGTCATTACGATTCGTTTTAGCATTTCCAAGGCGATTGAGGAAGATAATCGTGCCGTCGGTGTGATGCTCTTGTCACTATCGTTGGCGATTGGGATTATTGTAGCGAAGTGTCTATCGTACTAA
- a CDS encoding RNA helicase, whose amino-acid sequence MKRLTYYLDKGNDEYTPLYEYTTASVGVDELYARQLCTYFIMRGRQYELFSTEMDGDEEQLIIRDKGRNPHVLDEKGYHGKGLHIEIRRFREEENYKLLTSLPCDSHFDVIRYLLKDIVDVPGLGYKQVTSTEIDEDRGVYVLYVKEVGEDSE is encoded by the coding sequence ATGAAGCGATTAACGTATTACTTAGATAAGGGAAATGACGAGTATACCCCGTTATATGAATATACGACTGCATCAGTTGGTGTGGATGAGCTATATGCTAGACAGCTTTGCACGTACTTTATTATGCGTGGCAGACAGTATGAGCTCTTTTCTACTGAAATGGATGGAGACGAAGAACAGTTAATCATCAGAGATAAGGGGAGAAATCCGCATGTTTTAGATGAGAAAGGATACCATGGAAAAGGTCTACATATAGAGATTCGTAGATTTCGAGAGGAAGAGAACTACAAGCTCCTTACCTCACTTCCGTGTGATAGCCATTTTGATGTGATTCGTTATTTGTTAAAGGACATTGTAGATGTACCCGGGCTAGGATATAAGCAAGTAACCTCTACGGAGATTGATGAAGATCGAGGGGTTTATGTCTTGTATGTGAAAGAAGTTGGAGAGGATTCAGAGTGA
- a CDS encoding glutathionylspermidine synthase family protein has translation MKSYQEKRREFYKGIADFWADLYGEEYALFDVHMLEEEEVRTIRLVSNRVGHVFFKVCQLLREVPDETLIEMGFPIETLSFLRLKTHQAESVIARLDLIPTTKGYKCIEINADTPTFIKELFAVNGEVCSEFSLGNPNEGMEERLRQAVRSSIMEGLEGKGLITPHIVFTAHEDNIEDRETVKYLMQLSGLPSKFTPLHQLQIQKGTGLFDEEGRRIDVLYRQTFPIENLLFDRDEENNPIGVWLLELVEQGKLVLINPPSAFLLQNKAVQAVIWGLHEEEHPFFSEEEHQWIEEYFLPTYLEAELFLQKDLSYVKKPSFGREGDTVEIFRSGGELAHANTERNYTNYDAVYQKYVQSQTVNFKSEKGLQKGKLLIGSFLLNGKAAALGCRVGGEITDNLSYYLPVGMKGGR, from the coding sequence ATGAAGAGTTATCAGGAAAAAAGAAGAGAGTTTTATAAAGGAATTGCCGACTTTTGGGCGGATTTATATGGGGAAGAGTATGCCCTTTTTGATGTTCATATGCTAGAAGAGGAAGAAGTTCGTACCATTCGACTGGTGAGTAACCGGGTAGGGCATGTGTTCTTTAAGGTGTGCCAACTGTTGCGTGAAGTTCCGGATGAAACCCTAATTGAAATGGGCTTTCCGATTGAAACTCTTTCCTTTCTTCGATTAAAAACTCATCAAGCCGAGAGTGTGATCGCTCGGCTTGATCTCATTCCTACCACTAAAGGCTACAAATGTATTGAAATCAATGCGGATACTCCCACTTTTATTAAAGAGCTTTTCGCGGTGAATGGGGAGGTGTGCAGTGAATTTTCGCTGGGAAATCCAAATGAAGGAATGGAAGAGAGATTACGGCAAGCCGTTAGAAGCAGCATTATGGAAGGGTTAGAAGGAAAAGGACTTATTACCCCTCATATTGTTTTTACCGCACACGAGGATAATATCGAAGATCGTGAAACCGTCAAATATCTTATGCAATTATCAGGACTTCCCTCCAAGTTCACACCCCTTCATCAACTCCAAATTCAAAAGGGAACAGGTCTTTTCGACGAAGAAGGCAGACGAATCGATGTGCTGTATCGTCAAACCTTCCCTATTGAAAATTTACTATTTGATCGAGATGAGGAGAACAATCCGATTGGTGTCTGGCTGTTAGAGCTTGTTGAGCAGGGAAAACTCGTTCTCATTAATCCTCCGTCTGCCTTTTTATTGCAAAATAAAGCCGTGCAAGCAGTCATTTGGGGACTACATGAAGAGGAACATCCCTTTTTTTCAGAGGAAGAGCATCAATGGATTGAAGAATATTTCCTTCCAACGTACCTAGAAGCGGAACTATTTTTACAAAAGGACCTGTCCTATGTGAAAAAGCCTTCGTTTGGAAGAGAAGGAGATACAGTGGAGATTTTTCGAAGTGGCGGGGAATTAGCTCACGCGAACACTGAACGCAATTATACGAATTATGATGCGGTTTATCAGAAATATGTGCAGTCACAAACGGTTAACTTTAAAAGTGAAAAGGGTCTTCAAAAAGGAAAGCTATTGATAGGAAGCTTCCTTTTAAACGGAAAAGCCGCTGCCCTTGGATGCCGAGTAGGGGGAGAAATAACGGATAATCTATCGTATTATCTTCCGGTTGGAATGAAAGGAGGAAGGTAG
- a CDS encoding potassium channel protein — MWILHRIYSKMSKLSLTHAGILAILLIIVSSVTMRILEPETFPRFIDALWWTMTTLVTVGYGDFFPVTDAGRIFTMLLIYTIGIGAMGIIIGKIFESLSKYRKLKEEGKLSYTGKGHYILISPSKEKLEKVMGEIFTSERTRDIVVVDHADKLPLEDDRLHFVSGNPAEEEVLMKANILEAKSVAIFSDDRNDHAEYSDGKTLLTASRVEHISKKFDRNIYTIVEVKKDNHITLFEHAKVDEFILSNDSVSRLMAQAAINHGSSLLFKQMLSNTDGDNIYEIQAKPEWKTYKDAAMELFDKGATLLSDGSSLDVARRHKEKIPEGSKLFIICDDETYRKIVG; from the coding sequence TTGTGGATTCTGCACCGAATTTATTCAAAGATGTCTAAGCTTAGCTTAACGCATGCTGGAATATTGGCCATTCTCCTTATTATTGTAAGTAGCGTTACGATGAGAATACTAGAGCCGGAGACCTTCCCGCGATTTATTGACGCTCTTTGGTGGACTATGACCACGCTTGTCACGGTTGGCTATGGTGATTTCTTTCCGGTAACCGATGCCGGACGAATCTTTACCATGCTCTTAATCTATACCATTGGAATTGGAGCCATGGGGATTATTATTGGGAAGATCTTTGAAAGCCTCAGCAAATACCGGAAACTGAAGGAGGAAGGGAAATTGTCTTATACAGGGAAAGGTCATTACATATTAATTAGTCCTTCCAAGGAAAAGCTTGAGAAGGTGATGGGTGAAATTTTTACAAGTGAACGAACTAGAGATATCGTTGTCGTGGATCATGCTGACAAGTTACCTCTCGAAGATGATCGGCTTCATTTTGTAAGTGGAAATCCAGCAGAAGAAGAGGTTTTGATGAAGGCCAATATTTTAGAGGCGAAATCAGTGGCGATTTTTTCAGATGACCGAAATGACCACGCCGAGTATTCAGATGGAAAAACCCTTCTAACGGCTTCCCGAGTCGAACATATCTCTAAAAAATTTGATCGAAATATTTATACGATTGTTGAAGTGAAAAAAGATAATCATATCACCTTATTCGAGCATGCCAAGGTCGACGAATTTATACTATCTAATGATTCGGTATCTCGATTAATGGCTCAAGCAGCGATCAATCATGGCTCAAGTTTATTGTTTAAGCAAATGCTGAGTAATACAGATGGCGACAATATTTATGAAATACAAGCGAAGCCTGAGTGGAAGACCTATAAGGATGCGGCAATGGAACTGTTTGATAAAGGAGCAACTCTATTATCAGATGGTAGCTCTCTTGACGTGGCGAGGCGTCATAAGGAGAAAATTCCTGAGGGTTCAAAGCTGTTTATTATTTGTGATGATGAAACATACCGTAAGATTGTTGGATAA
- a CDS encoding DUF192 domain-containing protein: MYVVKKSDLYKTIPYSIRKAQSFGTRLKGLMFRKQPLHEEGLWIAPCNSIHMCFMHFPIDAVFLDQHHRVVHLVENLKPWKFVFPIKQAHSVLELPPGTISKFHIEVGQYVNWM, translated from the coding sequence GTGTATGTAGTGAAAAAGAGTGATCTATACAAAACGATTCCTTATTCCATAAGGAAAGCTCAGTCATTTGGAACGAGGTTAAAAGGCTTGATGTTTCGAAAGCAGCCGTTGCATGAGGAAGGTTTGTGGATTGCACCTTGTAACTCCATTCATATGTGCTTTATGCATTTTCCGATCGACGCCGTTTTCCTCGATCAACATCATAGGGTGGTTCATTTAGTAGAAAACTTAAAACCATGGAAATTCGTGTTTCCAATTAAACAAGCACATTCTGTTCTCGAGCTTCCTCCTGGAACGATCTCAAAGTTTCATATCGAAGTAGGCCAATATGTGAATTGGATGTAA
- a CDS encoding bifunctional aldolase/short-chain dehydrogenase, producing MVKNNWDVEAASQVQKGVDELVYRSNLIGSDRAVCNWGGGNTSMKTVEKDFRGRDIEVMWVKGSGSDLATMKAHNFTGLNLEDIRPLFERDEMSDEEMVAYLSHCMIDSKHPRASIETLLHAFLPYNHVDHTHPDSIISLCCADNGKELAEEIFGNRFVWVPYIRPGFTLSKMIAEGVRNNPNAELVLMEKHGLVTWGETSEEAYAKTIQIINEAEQFINDRLNEETIFGGKQYESLSEEEATSLLAKVMPVIRGAVSEEKKMLLTYDREEDVLEFVNSRDAKELSQVGAACPDHLVHTKRVPLYIDWNPQSGDVEALISAIKEGVESFKAEYKAYFDRNKHEGDKMFEPAPRVILIPGVGMVNTGKDVANSRVSGALYHRAISVMKGATTLGQFVSLSENESYNVEYWPLELYKLSLAPAEAEFSRKVAFVTGGAGGIGSETCRRFVSEGAHVVVADLNLEGAEKIAAEINETYGANRALAVKMDVTNEEAVQAAFNQTALAFGGVDIIVNNAGLATSSPIDETTLQEWNLNMNVLGTGYFLVAREAFKQMKEQAIGGSMVFVGSKNSVYAGKNAAAYSSVKALETHLARCIAAEGGEYGIRVNSVLPDAVLQGSAIWGSRWREERAAAYGIEPDQLEEHYRKRTTLLVNIYPKDIAESICFFASSKSDKTTGCMITVDGGVPAAFTR from the coding sequence ATGGTTAAGAACAATTGGGATGTTGAAGCAGCTAGTCAGGTACAAAAAGGGGTAGATGAGTTAGTTTATCGTTCAAATCTAATCGGGTCAGATCGTGCCGTATGTAACTGGGGTGGCGGCAATACATCTATGAAGACAGTTGAGAAGGATTTCCGTGGACGCGACATCGAAGTGATGTGGGTGAAGGGAAGCGGGTCAGACTTAGCTACAATGAAAGCGCATAATTTTACTGGGTTAAATCTTGAGGATATCCGTCCGTTATTTGAGCGAGATGAAATGTCAGATGAAGAGATGGTTGCGTATCTTTCACATTGCATGATTGATAGCAAACATCCAAGAGCATCAATTGAAACGTTATTGCACGCATTTTTACCATATAATCATGTCGATCATACGCATCCAGATTCGATCATCAGCCTTTGCTGTGCGGACAATGGGAAAGAGTTAGCAGAAGAGATTTTTGGGAATCGTTTTGTTTGGGTACCTTATATCCGCCCAGGCTTCACACTTTCAAAAATGATCGCAGAAGGCGTAAGAAATAATCCAAATGCAGAGCTTGTTCTAATGGAAAAGCATGGTCTTGTTACTTGGGGTGAAACATCTGAAGAAGCATATGCAAAGACGATTCAAATCATTAACGAAGCCGAGCAATTTATTAATGATCGTTTAAATGAAGAGACGATTTTTGGTGGAAAACAATATGAATCTCTTAGCGAAGAAGAAGCTACTAGCTTACTAGCAAAAGTAATGCCTGTGATTCGCGGGGCAGTAAGTGAAGAAAAGAAGATGCTTTTAACTTATGACCGCGAGGAGGATGTATTAGAGTTTGTAAATAGTCGTGATGCGAAGGAGCTTTCTCAAGTTGGAGCTGCATGTCCTGACCATCTGGTTCATACCAAGCGTGTGCCTCTTTATATTGATTGGAATCCACAATCTGGGGATGTGGAAGCACTGATTTCAGCCATTAAAGAAGGAGTAGAAAGCTTTAAGGCTGAATACAAAGCGTATTTTGACCGTAACAAGCATGAAGGCGACAAAATGTTTGAACCAGCACCACGTGTGATCCTGATTCCTGGGGTAGGTATGGTGAATACAGGGAAAGATGTGGCGAACTCTCGTGTAAGTGGAGCGTTATACCACCGTGCCATTTCTGTTATGAAAGGGGCAACCACACTTGGACAGTTCGTTTCATTAAGCGAAAACGAATCGTACAATGTTGAGTACTGGCCATTAGAATTATACAAACTCTCTCTTGCACCAGCAGAAGCAGAGTTTTCTAGAAAGGTAGCGTTTGTAACAGGTGGAGCAGGTGGAATTGGAAGTGAAACATGCCGTCGCTTTGTTTCTGAAGGGGCACATGTTGTTGTTGCTGACTTAAACCTTGAAGGAGCAGAAAAGATAGCAGCCGAAATCAATGAGACATATGGGGCAAACCGTGCACTTGCTGTGAAAATGGATGTAACCAATGAAGAGGCGGTTCAAGCTGCTTTTAATCAAACCGCGTTAGCATTTGGTGGCGTAGACATTATTGTGAACAATGCAGGACTTGCTACTTCTAGCCCAATTGATGAAACAACTCTACAAGAGTGGAATTTAAACATGAATGTACTTGGAACTGGTTATTTCCTTGTTGCTCGTGAAGCATTCAAGCAAATGAAAGAGCAAGCGATTGGTGGAAGCATGGTGTTCGTTGGTTCGAAAAACTCAGTGTACGCTGGGAAAAACGCAGCAGCTTACAGCTCAGTAAAAGCACTTGAAACACACTTAGCTCGCTGTATCGCTGCGGAAGGTGGAGAGTACGGCATTCGTGTGAACTCTGTTCTTCCAGATGCGGTGTTACAAGGATCTGCTATTTGGGGATCTAGATGGCGTGAAGAGCGTGCAGCAGCTTACGGAATTGAGCCAGATCAATTAGAAGAACACTACCGCAAGCGTACGACATTACTAGTTAATATTTATCCGAAAGATATTGCAGAATCTATTTGCTTCTTCGCTTCTTCAAAATCAGATAAGACCACAGGATGTATGATTACTGTAGATGGTGGAGTACCTGCAGCATTTACAAGATAA
- a CDS encoding aspartyl-phosphate phosphatase Spo0E family protein: MDNISLELLLLNQIDKKKKKMVEVASITGMDSYQTLKCSQELDILLNLHMKHFSLKGSNAFNSAS, from the coding sequence ATGGACAATATATCTCTTGAATTATTACTATTAAATCAAATAGATAAAAAGAAGAAGAAAATGGTTGAAGTAGCTTCTATTACAGGTATGGATAGCTACCAAACATTAAAATGTAGCCAGGAGTTAGACATATTATTAAACCTGCATATGAAACACTTTTCTCTAAAGGGAAGTAATGCGTTTAACAGTGCTTCTTGA
- a CDS encoding L-fucose/L-arabinose isomerase family protein, which yields MEFLSPIKAAKKARVGLYTIGLQAYWGQFEGLKERLIEYGSFIEKKMSVYGEVFNFGLVDSEGAARRAGEWFNEKNVDLVFCHSGTYSTSSAILPVHQICKAPAVILNLQPTERINYESTTTGEWLAHCGACPTPEIANAFNRSGIPFRVVNGLLGLDYTPAISLTNENTSERKEAVAAWKQITEWVRAAAVPRTLRHSRFGFLGNTYSGMLDMYSDFTMIQAQTGLHVEVLEMCDLNRILQDVTAKEVKQKMDEVTTFFEISGDSPSDPIAKKPTQEQLEWSCKVAVAQEKLVKEFDLDALTYYYHGAPNSEYERLQSGFIVGHSLLTAKGIPCSGEGDLKTAIAMKVCDILGTGGSFSEIVVVDYVDETILLGHDGPFHLAISEGKPILRGMGLYHGKQGSGVSVEAKVKTGAITTLNVTQTGDGKLKMIVSEGMSTNGPIMRIGNTQTPVKFKEHPDVYMERWFQEAPTHHCALSIGENSPLFKKVGELMACHTVVL from the coding sequence ATGGAGTTTTTATCACCTATTAAAGCGGCAAAAAAAGCAAGAGTCGGATTATATACGATTGGTCTTCAAGCGTATTGGGGACAGTTTGAAGGATTAAAGGAAAGATTGATTGAATACGGTAGCTTTATTGAAAAAAAGATGAGCGTGTACGGCGAAGTCTTTAATTTTGGGTTGGTAGATTCGGAGGGAGCAGCAAGACGTGCGGGGGAGTGGTTCAACGAGAAAAATGTTGATCTAGTATTCTGTCATTCAGGTACATACTCAACAAGTTCTGCCATTCTTCCTGTTCACCAAATTTGTAAGGCGCCAGCCGTGATTTTGAATTTACAACCAACTGAACGAATCAATTATGAGTCGACCACTACAGGAGAATGGCTTGCCCATTGTGGTGCATGCCCGACTCCTGAAATCGCCAATGCTTTCAACCGTAGTGGCATTCCATTTCGAGTGGTGAATGGTTTGCTTGGACTTGATTACACACCAGCAATTTCTTTGACGAATGAGAACACGAGTGAACGAAAAGAAGCGGTGGCTGCTTGGAAGCAAATTACCGAATGGGTTCGAGCGGCTGCCGTTCCTCGCACATTGCGACATAGTCGTTTTGGTTTTTTAGGAAACACATATAGCGGGATGCTAGATATGTATAGTGATTTTACAATGATTCAAGCACAAACGGGCCTACATGTAGAAGTATTAGAAATGTGCGATTTGAACCGTATTCTTCAAGATGTAACTGCCAAAGAGGTAAAACAGAAAATGGATGAAGTAACAACTTTCTTTGAAATCAGTGGAGATTCGCCGTCCGATCCAATTGCAAAAAAACCAACTCAAGAACAGCTTGAATGGTCATGTAAGGTGGCGGTCGCTCAAGAAAAGTTAGTGAAAGAATTCGACCTCGATGCGCTCACGTACTATTATCATGGAGCACCTAACAGTGAATACGAGAGGCTTCAGTCAGGTTTCATCGTCGGTCACTCATTGTTAACGGCGAAAGGGATACCTTGTTCAGGTGAGGGTGACTTAAAAACAGCCATAGCTATGAAAGTATGCGATATTCTTGGTACAGGTGGAAGCTTTTCTGAAATTGTCGTAGTGGATTATGTGGATGAAACGATTCTACTCGGACATGATGGGCCATTCCATTTAGCTATTTCAGAGGGAAAACCGATCCTCCGTGGAATGGGACTGTACCATGGAAAGCAAGGATCGGGAGTTAGTGTGGAAGCAAAGGTTAAAACGGGAGCGATTACCACACTAAATGTCACGCAAACCGGGGACGGAAAGTTAAAGATGATTGTCAGCGAAGGAATGTCTACAAACGGTCCCATCATGCGAATTGGGAATACGCAAACACCAGTAAAATTTAAGGAGCATCCAGACGTGTACATGGAGAGATGGTTCCAAGAAGCACCAACCCATCACTGTGCGTTGTCCATTGGAGAAAATTCTCCCTTATTTAAAAAAGTCGGGGAACTAATGGCTTGTCATACAGTCGTACTATAA
- a CDS encoding L-rhamnose mutarotase: protein MEASNKFAWTWEIKEDCLEEYVNMHLEPWQEVLEEHSKAGITNYSIFQNGTQFFYCFECEDVEAAFAYIAKSEACNRWNAITSKMVKGSFDFKEAEPIQPLREVFYLK, encoded by the coding sequence ATGGAAGCTAGTAATAAATTTGCATGGACATGGGAAATCAAAGAAGATTGCTTAGAAGAGTATGTAAACATGCACTTAGAACCATGGCAGGAGGTTCTCGAGGAGCATAGCAAAGCAGGTATAACTAACTATTCCATCTTTCAAAATGGAACACAGTTCTTTTATTGCTTTGAATGTGAAGATGTAGAAGCTGCCTTTGCTTATATCGCAAAGAGTGAGGCGTGTAATCGTTGGAATGCCATCACTTCAAAAATGGTAAAAGGATCCTTCGATTTTAAAGAAGCGGAACCGATACAACCTTTACGAGAGGTATTTTATTTAAAATAG